In Posidoniimonas polymericola, the sequence GCGAGCCAGCAAGGCCGGGTGCTGAACCTGCTGGCCGATCACCTCGAGTTCATCCCCTGCACGGAGCACCAGCGGGTCGACTCCTACGACGCCGACCTGCGGTACTTCGACGCCGAAGACCGTGTGCTGACCTGCACCGGCATGGAGCTGACCGGGGCGCCGCTGCCGCTGAACCACCAGAACGCGTTCCCCCTGGTCCACAAGCCGCGGACCCAGAACGGCGGCGGTCCGACGACCCACCCCGACCCGGAGGTGCAGATTGAGCGGCTGGCGATGTGGGACAGCGGCAGCGACAAGGTCGTGCAGATCAACCACCCGAACGTCGCCCAGATGCTCGGCGACCGCGACGAGGACGGCCAGTCCGACCGCGGCTTCCGCCAGATGTTCCACTTTGCCGACGTGATGGAGGTGCACCCGCTCGACACGATCTTCGCCGGGCCCGAGGAGGGCCGTGGCGGCCGGGGCAACGCCATGCTCCGCTGGATGCAGATGCTCAATCTTGGCTACCGCGTGCCGGGCCTGGTCAACACCGACGCCCACTACAACTACTACGGCAGCGGCTGGCTGCGGAACTTCGTGCGGTGCTCGACCGACAACCCGGCCGAGGCCAGCGTCCAGGAGGTGTGCCACGCGCTCGAGCACGGCCAGGTGGTGATGACCAACGGTCCGTACCTCGAGGTCGAGGCGACCGCCGCCGGCAAGACCACCGGACCCGGCGACGACCTGGTGAGCGTCGACGCGAAGCCGACGCTGCATGTCCGTGTGCAGTGCCCCAACTGGCTCGACATCAACCGCGTGCAGGTGATCCTGAACGGCCGGGCGGTCCCCGAGCTGAACTTCCTGAGGACGGCCGACGCCGACAAGTTCCGCGGCGAGGGGGCCGTGCGGTTCGAGTGTGAGCTCGAACTGCCGCTCGAGCAGGACGCGCACGTGATCGTCGTCGCGCTGGGCGAGGGGAACCGGCTGGGCGTTGTCTACGGCGAGGCGGAGGGAGCCGCGATGCCGATCGCGGTCAGCAACCCGATCTTCATCGACGTCGACGGCGGCGGCTTCCAGGCCAACGGCGACCTGCTCGACGCCCCGCTGCCGGTCGAAGCCGACCACGCGCCGACGCACGGGCACGATCACGTGAATCACCACCACTAAGCGAATGGCAGGGGCGTTGGCTAGTATCGCGTCTCGGCTTCCTTGAGGCAGGCCTTGATCTGGCGGACCGCCTGGCGGAGGCGTTCCTCGTTCTCTACCAGGCTCATCCGCAGGAAACCCTCTCCGGCGGGGCCGAAGCCGCTGCCGGGGCTCACCGCGACGTTGCCCTCCTCGAGCAGCATCATGGCGAAGTCCATGGTGCTCATGCGGCTACGCCACGGCTCGGGGATCGGCTGCCAGACGAACATGCCGGCCTTGGGGCGGGAGTCCTCCCAGCCGAGGCGGGCCAGGCCGTCGCACAATGCGTCGCGGCGGGACTGGTAGATGACGCTCTGGGCCTCGACCGCGGCGTCGGTGTGGCGGAGGGCCATAATCGCGGCGACCTGGATCGCCTGGAACATGCCGTAGTCGTAGTAGCCTTTGATGGTGGCCAGTGCGGAGACCATCTCGCGGTTGCCGCAGCAGAAGCCGACCCGCCAGCCGGCCATGTTGTAGCCCTTGCTCATGGTGGTGAACTCGACGCCGACGTCGATCGCCCCCTTCGAGGCGAGGAAGCTGGGCGGCTTGTAGCCGTCGAACGCGACGTCAGCGTAGGCGAAGTCGCTGATTACCATGAAGCCGTACTTCTTGGCGAGCTTGACCACCTCGTCGAAGAACGCCTGTTCGACCACCACGCTCGACGGGTTGTGGGGGTAGCACAGGCAGAGCAGCTTCGGCTTCGGGTAGAGGGTCTCGCAGGTGTAGGCGATGTTCTTGAGGAAGCGGTCGTGGTCGGTGACGTCGAGCTGGATGACGTTGCCGCTGGCCAGCGCGATGGCGTAGACGTGCACCGGGAAGTACGGGGCGGGGACGATGGCCGTGTCGCCGGGGCCCATCATCGCCAGGCACATGTGGCTGAAGCCCTCCTTGGAGCCCAGGCAGACGATCACCTCCTCGTCGGTGTCGAGGCGCACCCCGTACTTCTTGAAGTACTTGGCGCCGACCTCCTTGCGGAGGTTGCCGATGCCGTTGGACTTGCTGTAGCGGTGGTTGCGGGGGTCGCGGGCGGCCTCGACCAGCTTCTCGATGACCAGCTCCTCGGGCGGGTCGGTCGGGTTGCCCATGCCGAGCTCGATGACGTCGTCGCCGGCGGTCCGCTTCTGGTGGATCCGCTTGTTGATGCGTCCGAACAGGTACGGCGGCAGCCGGGTCACCCGCTGGGCGACCTGGATCTGGAAGTCGTTCTTCGGCTCGTAGCTGGAGGGGCGGTTTTCGTCGGTCATGGGTGGTAGGCCTGGCAGAAACAGTGGCGTGGCCGGCAGTCGCCGGTCGGCGCAAGGCCCATTAGTCTACGCCCCAGGGCAGACCCCTTGTAGAGCCGCCCCGTTGGCGATCCTCAATATTGCCGGCGGGGCGGACCCCGCGATGCAGGCGGTGGTTAGCCGGCCCGCTTGATCGCGGGGGCGGGGGCTTCCCGCCGCTCGACCACGGCCTCGTGCATCGGGCGGATTGCCACGTTGGGCGGCGAGCGGCGTTCGCGGACGAACCCCCGTGAGCCGCCGCGGAAGAACTCACTGAACTCGCCGGCCGCCCCGCCGGCGAAGTGTTCCGCCAGCAGCTCGAGCCGCTCGTTGAAGCTCAGGCCGCTGCGGTAGTACAGGCGGTAGGCTTCCTTGATGAGGTTGATCTCGTCGGCGGAGAAACCGGCCCGCTTCAGCCCGACCCGGTTCAGGCCGACCAGCAGCGAGCTGTCGCCGTCGATCATCACAAAAGGAGGAACATCCTGGGCCACGCGGGCCAGGCCTCCCACCATCGCGACGCGGCCGATCCGGCAGTGCTGGTGCACCGCGGAGCCGCCACCCAGGTATGCCCGGTCGCCGACCTGCACGTGACCGGCCAGCAGCACGTTGTTGGTCAGCACCACATTGTCGCCGATCTGGCAGTCGTGCGCCACGTGCGAGCCGACCATCAGCAGGCACTCGCTGCCGATGCGGGTCTGCCCGTCGGCGTGCATCGCCTGGTGGACCGTGACGTGCTCGCGGATCACATTGCGGTCGCCGATGATCACCGGGCCAGGGTGCGGGATGCGGTTGAGGTGCTGCGGGGCTCCGCCCAGCACGGCGCCCTCTTCGATGGCGTTGTCGTCGCCGAGGGTCACGCCGGTTTTCACCGTGACGTGGGCCGCTATCCGGCAGCGGTCGCCGATGCGGACGCCGGCCTCGATAACGGAGAAGGGGCCAATGGAAACTTGCTCGCCAATGCTGGCTTGGCGGCTGATACGGGCCAATGGGTCGTGGGCCACAGCAGTTCCTCCAGTATGCGGTTCGAGCGCCTGGTCGCCTGGCCCTTGCGGAAGGGGCCCCGTGCGTTGGGCGTCTCGGGCGGTGGTCGCCAGCTCTGGGTATCGGACGCACAGGTCGTGCGGGCTTAACCAACCAGAGCGGTTTTGCCTCCGTTGTGCCCATCGCGGCCGCGGGGCCTTGCTAGCACCACCCATGTGGAGGAGGTCCGCGGGCCGCCACTGGAACCCGGTCGCGATTCTTGCAATGATGCTGGGCCCGCCTTCTTTCGCTACCCGAACGCCCCTCCCATGCACGATCTGAAGCTCCTCAGCGGCCGCGCCAACCAGAAGCTGAGCCGCGAAATCGCCGAATACCTGGGGGTGCCGCTCGGCAAGATCTCACTGGGGACATTTCCGGACGGGGAGATCTCTTGCAAGGTGGACGAAGACGTCCGCGGCCGCGACGTCTTCCTTATCCAGCCGACCTGCCCGCCGGTCAACGACAACCTGATCGAGCTGCTGGTGATGATCGACAGTTGCCTGCGGGCCAGCGCCGAGCGGATCACCGCGGTCATCCCGTACTACGGCTACGCGCGGCAGGACCGCAAGGACGAGGGCCGGGTGCCGATCACCGCCAAGCTGGTGGCGAACATGATTGCCCGGGCGGGCGCCGACCGGGTGCTGACAATGGACCTGCACGCCCCGCAGATCCAGGGCTTCTTCGACGTGCCGGTCGACCACCTGTACGCGGCCCCGGTGCTGAATGAGTACTTCCTGCAGTCCGACATCAACCTCGAAGAGGTGGTGATCGTCAGCCCGGACGAGGGGAGCATCAAGCGGGCGCTGGGCCACGCCAAGCGGCTCGGCGGCTCGGTGGCGATCATCGACAAACGCCGGGTCAGCGCCACGCAGACAGTGCAGGCGAATATCCTGGGCGGCGAGGTTAAGGGCAAGGTCGCCCTGATGTTCGACGACATGATCAGCACCGCGGGCTCGATCCGAGGCGCCGCCAAGGTGCTGCACGACCACGGGGTGAAGGAGATCCACGTCGCGTGCTCGCACGCCGTGCTGTGCGGCTCCGCCATCGACAACCTCCGCGAGGCCGAACTCGCCAGCCTGGTCTGCACCAACTCGATCCCGCTGAAGCCGGAGCAGATCCTGCCCCAGACCAAGATCCTCAGCGCGGCCCCGCTGCTGGGCGAGGCGATCAAGGCGATCCACCGCAACGAGTCGGTCAGCAAGCTGTTCCGCTAACAGGTTTTCCACCGGGCAGGAGCAGGCGCCGGAACGGCCGCAAGGTTTGCGCACGCCAATCCGGCCCCGGAATCCGCGGATCTGGGCCAGTCGCAGGGGTGAACCCTACGCTTGCGGCGCCAAATACCCCTTGATCTCGGCCAGAATCCTGTCACAATCTGGGATTCCCAGCCGCCCGCTTGCGGCCGCTGGGGCACGCGTCGCCGAAAAGCGTCAACACCACCGGAGCCGTCACGCGGGACCGTTGTCCTAGCGGGCGTGAGGCCGGTTTCTTTTATTGACTCGGAGTCACATCGTCATGTCGGACATCCTGAAGGCAGAGCCGCGCGACAAGGTCGGCAAACTACACAACCGTCGCTTGCGGGCGACCGGCAAGATCCCAGCCGTGCTGTACGGCCACGGCGAGGGCTCGGTTAGCCTGACGCTTGCCAAGGAGCAGCTGCGGACCGTGCTGCGGCACGGCGGCAAGCTGGTTGAGCTGCAGGGCGCCGCCAGCGGCCAGGCCCTGCTGCAGGACCTGCAGTGGGACGCCTTCGGCAAACGGCTGCTGCACGTCGACCTGCTCCGCGTGCAGGCGGGCGACCGCGTCACGGTTGAGATCCCGGTCGAGCTCAAGGGCGAAGCCCCGGGCGAGAACGAGGGCGGGGTGCTCGAATTCATTCACCACACCGTCAGCATCGAGGTTTCGCCTTCGCAGATCCCCGAGAAGCTGCACATCGACGCTTCGGGGCTGCACCTGGGCGAAAGCCTGCACGCCGACAAAATCATCGACCTGCCGAAGGACGCCAAGGTGCTGCTGGACGAGCAGGAAGTGATCGTCCACTGCGTACCGCCGGCCGGCGAGCCGGCTGACGATGAAGAGGGCGCCGTGGGCGGCGGCTCGGAGCCCGAGGTAATCGGGAAGAAGGAAGAGGACGAAGAGTCGGATTCGTAACGCCCGTTGGTCGGTCTGGGCCGGGAACGGTTTGGACCGGAGGCCGGAGGGCCTGCCTCTGGCGGCGGGAACGTCGAAGCCATGAAGTTGATTGTTGGGCTGGGTAATCCTGGCAAGAAGTACGGCAAAACGCGGCACAATGTCGGGTTCGAGGCGCTGGATCTGCTCTTCGAGCGGTGGTCCGGCGAGGTCCCTCGGGCCAAGTT encodes:
- a CDS encoding 50S ribosomal protein L25, encoding MSDILKAEPRDKVGKLHNRRLRATGKIPAVLYGHGEGSVSLTLAKEQLRTVLRHGGKLVELQGAASGQALLQDLQWDAFGKRLLHVDLLRVQAGDRVTVEIPVELKGEAPGENEGGVLEFIHHTVSIEVSPSQIPEKLHIDASGLHLGESLHADKIIDLPKDAKVLLDEQEVIVHCVPPAGEPADDEEGAVGGGSEPEVIGKKEEDEESDS
- a CDS encoding ribose-phosphate diphosphokinase, with translation MHDLKLLSGRANQKLSREIAEYLGVPLGKISLGTFPDGEISCKVDEDVRGRDVFLIQPTCPPVNDNLIELLVMIDSCLRASAERITAVIPYYGYARQDRKDEGRVPITAKLVANMIARAGADRVLTMDLHAPQIQGFFDVPVDHLYAAPVLNEYFLQSDINLEEVVIVSPDEGSIKRALGHAKRLGGSVAIIDKRRVSATQTVQANILGGEVKGKVALMFDDMISTAGSIRGAAKVLHDHGVKEIHVACSHAVLCGSAIDNLREAELASLVCTNSIPLKPEQILPQTKILSAAPLLGEAIKAIHRNESVSKLFR
- the lpxA gene encoding acyl-ACP--UDP-N-acetylglucosamine O-acyltransferase, which codes for MAHDPLARISRQASIGEQVSIGPFSVIEAGVRIGDRCRIAAHVTVKTGVTLGDDNAIEEGAVLGGAPQHLNRIPHPGPVIIGDRNVIREHVTVHQAMHADGQTRIGSECLLMVGSHVAHDCQIGDNVVLTNNVLLAGHVQVGDRAYLGGGSAVHQHCRIGRVAMVGGLARVAQDVPPFVMIDGDSSLLVGLNRVGLKRAGFSADEINLIKEAYRLYYRSGLSFNERLELLAEHFAGGAAGEFSEFFRGGSRGFVRERRSPPNVAIRPMHEAVVERREAPAPAIKRAG
- a CDS encoding aminotransferase class I/II-fold pyridoxal phosphate-dependent enzyme, giving the protein MTDENRPSSYEPKNDFQIQVAQRVTRLPPYLFGRINKRIHQKRTAGDDVIELGMGNPTDPPEELVIEKLVEAARDPRNHRYSKSNGIGNLRKEVGAKYFKKYGVRLDTDEEVIVCLGSKEGFSHMCLAMMGPGDTAIVPAPYFPVHVYAIALASGNVIQLDVTDHDRFLKNIAYTCETLYPKPKLLCLCYPHNPSSVVVEQAFFDEVVKLAKKYGFMVISDFAYADVAFDGYKPPSFLASKGAIDVGVEFTTMSKGYNMAGWRVGFCCGNREMVSALATIKGYYDYGMFQAIQVAAIMALRHTDAAVEAQSVIYQSRRDALCDGLARLGWEDSRPKAGMFVWQPIPEPWRSRMSTMDFAMMLLEEGNVAVSPGSGFGPAGEGFLRMSLVENEERLRQAVRQIKACLKEAETRY